The following proteins are encoded in a genomic region of Oncorhynchus masou masou isolate Uvic2021 chromosome 32, UVic_Omas_1.1, whole genome shotgun sequence:
- the LOC135527088 gene encoding transmembrane protein 271-like, translated as MKLSGKGLCTIVSSALLFVCAVSEVVVGFKCISLGTKVKVHFHLSTAAGAFYSGILVGLGQALLGFALLCCKGTPGCRNFFLLGILVFLLGVLTAFSGAVVDGDTVSLVERKYSHYCLDIDSVELTAICNQLKEYQRSLVISTILSTLECLLGLMNLVIIKRYKTAQFYRRRQSQRQSVGTIIFSEEQDFTVSEFQPVSYINLGVFQVFDEAGVEVQCGGHPSIDLPGYSPTDPELNHSYPFSYPLPNELPPAYEDIFPGDESNK; from the coding sequence ATGAAGTTGAGTGGGAAAGGACTGTGTACCATCGTCTCCAGCGCCCTCCTCTTCGTCTGCGCGGTGAGCGAAGTTGTTGTCGGATTCAAATGCATCTCACTGGGCACCAAAGTAAAAGTCCATTTTCACCTGTCGACCGCGGCCGGGGCTTTCTACTCGGGGATACTGGTCGGACTCGGGCAGGCGCTGCTGGGCTTTGCGCTGCTTTGTTGCAAAGGGACGCCCGGGTGTCGGAATTTCTTTCTCCTGGGTATCCTGGTGTTTTTGTTGGGAGTTCTCACCGCCTTCTCCGGAGCCGTGGTGGACGGGGACACGGTGTCTCTGGTGGAGCGCAAATATTCCCATTATTGCCTAGACATAGACTCAGTGGAATTAACCGCCATCTGCAACCAACTGAAGGAATATCAGAGAAGTCTAGTCATCTCAACCATTCTTAGCACTTTGGAATGCCTTCTCGGGCTTATGAACTTGGTGATCATCAAAAGGTACAAAACAGCGCAGTTTTACAGACGGAGGCAATCACAGAGGCAAAGCGTGGGGACTATTATTTTCAGTGAGGAGCAGGACTTTACCGTGTCCGAATTCCAACCGGTTTCCTACATTAACTTGGGGGTATTTCAAGTGTTCGACGAAGCAGGTGTTGAAGTACAATGCGGGGGCCACCCGTCTATCGATCTCCCGGGTTACTCACCCACGGATCCCGAGCTCAACCATTCCTACCCCTTTTCTTACCCGCTCCCGAACGAGTTACCGCCCGCGTACGAAGACATTTTCCCTGGAGACGAAAGTAACAAATAG